The proteins below come from a single Aegilops tauschii subsp. strangulata cultivar AL8/78 chromosome 6, Aet v6.0, whole genome shotgun sequence genomic window:
- the LOC109734958 gene encoding protein SMAX1-like translates to MRAYSAAPPAAVSLPSAAAPPLTPDAAAVLSRAAGDASRRRHAHTTPLHAAAALLSGPAPLLRDACVAGLASPHPLRCRALDLCFAVALDRLPTSTEHHHGGHVDGAGFRGGPQPPPLSNALSAALKRAYAHHRRIGGSAVEPAGGDDHRVGVPHLVLAILDDPSVARVMREASFSSTAVKAAMLRSLSDPAAPDSGVYVSATRSLQHRQAPINREEEVAKVVDVLKRGKKRNPVLVGDTADVDAVVQEVVAMIQRQRLGNARVIEFGNLADMDRSELVAKIRELGEAITSELLAPAMVSQTAGVVVNLGNLQWLVEERCAVAFGEPQETRREVVLDTARAAVAEMARVLEHSGGEGERRRVWVIGTATCATYLKCQVYHPALESEWDIQAVPITPRPPQPPSLGLSPSAGVNRGILSSSVEVLSSAMTGATTHRPAPGMCNACVDGYERERADMQCADAASSLNPTEKTMSRWLQIGTPASARPQPIVGFQDKARDADELWRRWLDRCAQLHSHGRPSAVTCSEWNGASVIGSMQATLAVRPSAPARGTVVDTDLALGTPVPSTTPASASASAWDTDEKVLAKRLTEAVRWQPEAAAAVADTIVKARLGGGKRRRLGPKADTWVLFAGADMVGKRRMAEALSVAIFGAGPVTVRLGCATTGDVDGGEESVVSCRGRTALDRVAETVRANPFRVVVLDDLDHADDVVHGAIVHAIESGRLTDSHGRDVALGSAIFIVMSSWSSSASGQPTDSAWNLELRVRRRTTLKRRPEQELDGYRRVKPRKPLPLDLNLSMCDDHIDDGDEDSGSEGSRNSSSDLTVEHEQEYAQPPSAATRSAQSNVHELIRAVDGTVVFRSVDFGPLKRSVSDVVSAKFGDAAGSGGWSVHVDAGVLDRLAGAAWTAAGASTATATSLESWADEVLCPSIRQLKRSLSSSDVDGATTVSLSAVEGIGRRRMDGDVLFPTSVTVAVDGN, encoded by the exons ATGAGAGCCTACTCGGCGGCACCGCCCGCGGCCGTCTCGCTGCCGTCGGCCGCGGCGCCGCCGCTCACCCCGGACGCGGCGGCCGTGCTGTCCCGCGCCGCGGGCGACGCGTCCAGGCGCCGCCACGCGCACACCACGCCGCTCCACGCGGCAGCTGCGCTGCTCTCCGGCCCGGCGCCGCTCCTCCGCGACGCCTGCGTCGCCGGCCTCGCGTCGCCGCACCCGCTCCGGTGCCGCGCGCTTGACCTCTGTTTCGCCGTGGCCCTTGACCGTCTGCCCACCTCCACGGAGCACCACCACGGCGGCCATGTCGACGGCGCCGGGTTCCGCGGCGGCCCGCAGCCCCCGCCGCTCTCCAACGCGCTCTCCGCCGCGCTCAAGCGCGCGTACGCGCACCACCGCCGCATCGGCGGCAGCGCCGTCGAGCCCGCCGGCGGCGACGACCACCGCGTCGGCGTGCCGCACCTCGTGCTTGCCATCCTCGACGACCCGTCCGTCGCGCGCGTCATGCGCGAGGCTTCCTTCTCCAGCACCGCCGTCAAGGCGGCCATGCTCCGGTCCCTCTCCGACCCCGCGGCCCCCGACTCCGGCGTCTACGTCAGCGCCACCAGGTCACTACAGCACCGGCAGGCACCGATCAACCGCGAAGAGGAGGTGGCCAAGGTGGTGGACGTGCTGAAGAGGGGCAAGAAGCGCAACCCGGTGCTCGTCGGTGACACGGCGGACGTGGACGCCGTCGTGCAGGAGGTCGTCGCGATGATACAGCGCCAGCGCCTCGGCAATGCGCGGGTCATCGAATTCGGCAACCTGGCCGACATGGATAGGTCAGAGCTGGTCGCCAAGATCAGGGAGCTCGGCGAAGCGATCACATCAGAGCTACTGGCGCCGGCGATGGTGTCGCAGACCGCCGGTGTCGTGGTCAACCTCGGGAACCTCCAATGGCTCGTCGAGGAAAGATGCGCGGTGGCCTTTGGCGAGCCGCAGGAAACGAGGAGGGAAGTGGTGCTCGACACGGCGCGCGCCGCGGTGGCCGAGATGGCACGCGTGCTGGAGCACTCTGGCGGCGAAGGCGAGCGGCGCCGCGTCTGGGTCATCGGCACGGCGACGTGCGCCACCTACCTCAAGTGCCAGGTGTATCACCCAGCGCTGGAGAGCGAATGGGACATCCAGGCGGTGCCCATCACGCCGAGACCACCGCAGCCGCCGTCGCTCGGGCTCTCGCCGAG TGCTGGAGTCAATCGAGGCATCCTAAGCAGCTCGGTGGAGGTGTTGTCGTCGGCGATGACCGGTGCAACGACGCACAGGCCGGCGCCGGGCATGTGCAACGCCTGCGTGGACGGCTACGAGCGGGAGCGTGCCGACATGCAGTGTGCTGATGCGGCGAGCTCCCTCAACCCCACCGAGAAGACCATGTCGCGGTGGCTGCAGATCGGGACGCCGGCCAGCGCACGGCCGCAGCCCATCGTTGGTTTTCAGGACAAGGCGCGGGACGCAGATGAGCTGTGGCGTCGGTGGCTGGACCGGTGCGCGCAGCTGCACTCCCATGGCCGGCCGTCGGCGGTTACGTGCTCTGAGTGGAACGGCGCAAGTGTTATCGGCAGCATGCAGGCGACGCTGGCGGTCAGGCCATCGGCGCCGGCTAGAGGCACTGTGGTGGACACCGACCTCGCGCTGGGGACACCGGTGCCTTCGACGACGCCGGCATCGGCATCGGCATCGGCATGGGACACGGACGAAAAGGTGCTCGCCAAACGGCTCACGGAGGCGGTGAGATGGCAAccggaggctgcggctgcggtGGCTGATACGATCGTGAAGGCTAGGCTCGGAGGCGGCAAACGGCGACGACTAGGGCCAAAGGCCGACACGTGGGTCCTCTTCGCCGGCGCCGACATGGTCGGGAAGAGGAGAATGGCTGAGGCGCTCTCAGTGGCGATCTTTGGCGCTGGCCCCGTCACTGTGCGCCTCGGCTGTGCAACAACCGGCGACGTCGACGGCGGGGAAGAATCCGTCGTGTCGTGCCGCGGAAGGACGGCGCTGGACCGCGTGGCTGAGACCGTACGTGCCAACCCGTTCCGCGTCGTGGTGCTCGATGACCTCGACCACGCCGACGACGTCGTGCAcggtgccatcgtgcacgccaTCGAGTCCGGCCGGCTCACGGACTCGCACGGCCGAGACGTCGCCCTCGGCAGCGCCATCTTCATCGTCATGTCAAGCTGGTCGTCGTCCGCGTCCGGTCAGCCTACCGACTCGGCATGGAACCTGGAGCTTCGGGTCCGGCGGCGCACGACGCTGAAGCGCAGGCCGGAGCAAGAGCTCGACGGATACCGGCGCGTGAAACCACGCAAGCCGCTCCCGCTTGACCTGAACTTGTCCATGTGCGACGATCACAtcgacgacggcgacgaggacaGCGGCAGCGAGGGGTCACGTAACTCGTCCAGCGACCTGACGGTGGAGCACGAGCAGGAGTACGCGCaaccgccctccgccgccacgcgCTCGGCACAGTCCAATGTGCACGAGCTCATCCGAGCCGTCGACGGGACAGTGGTGTTCAGATCAGTCGACTTCGGGCCTCTCAAACGGAGCGTCTCCGACGTGGTATCGGCCAAGTTCGGCGACGCCGCCGGCAGTGGTGGGTGGTCCGTGCACGTGGACGCCGGCGTGCTGGACAGGCTGGCCGGTGCCGCGTGGACGGCGGCAGGAGCATCGACCGCCACGGCCACGTCGTTGGAGTCGTGGGCGGACGAGGTGCTGTGCCCTAGCATACGGCAGCTGAAGCGTAGCTTGAGCAGCAGCGACGTTGACGGTGCAACGACGGTGAGCTTGTCGGCCGTGGAAGGCATCGGCCGTCGAAGAATGGACGGCGATGTACTATTCCCGACGTCGGTGACGGTCGCCGTCGACGGAAATTGA